From a region of the Candidatus Cloacimonadota bacterium genome:
- a CDS encoding glycerol-3-phosphate acyltransferase, which translates to MNIYLKEIILIIVCYLIGSFSFAAFFSKIYRKIDIYKSGDFTPDAGNVYRTVSKLLGILVWVMDFVRVYIIVWAIGYFLLPSYPILVLLVGFALIIGHYFPILHKFIGGHEEITYVAFLLYFAPLSTLCIIILSLLVIFIFKQLRFAKYMIVILPPILSYILNYFFATNKFAKIDVKYLFLTSICIGIISFLVSRKSRSV; encoded by the coding sequence ATGAATATTTATTTAAAAGAAATAATTCTAATTATTGTATGTTACTTAATAGGCTCTTTTTCTTTTGCAGCTTTTTTCTCCAAAATTTATCGCAAAATAGACATCTACAAATCCGGTGATTTCACTCCGGATGCCGGAAATGTTTATCGAACCGTAAGCAAATTGCTCGGCATTCTCGTTTGGGTAATGGACTTTGTGCGTGTTTACATCATCGTTTGGGCAATAGGTTATTTCCTCCTACCATCATATCCCATATTAGTTCTTTTGGTCGGTTTTGCGCTCATAATCGGGCACTATTTCCCAATCCTCCATAAATTTATCGGGGGACATGAAGAAATTACTTATGTCGCTTTTTTATTGTATTTCGCACCCTTATCCACTTTGTGCATTATTATTTTATCTTTACTTGTAATTTTCATCTTCAAACAATTACGATTCGCAAAATATATGATTGTAATTCTACCACCCATTTTGTCATACATTTTGAACTATTTCTTCGCAACAAATAAATTCGCCAAAATTGACGTTAAATACCTTTTTTTAACTTCAATATGTATAGGGATTATTAGTTTTTTGGTATCAAGAAAATCAAGGAGCGTTTGA
- a CDS encoding N-acetyltransferase, translated as MTIQIKPVKSKKELKQFIKLPWKIYKNDSNWVPPLISQMKDKFNREKYPYYEFSEVQPFLAFKDGEPAGRIVAHINSRHNETHNENIGFFGFYECVPNQDVSTALFETACNWVRERGKDAIRGPMNFSTNEECGLLVKGFSEPPLVMMTYNPEYYQHHIENFGFTKTKDLNAFYADYNKIPDRFVRVMEKIRKRGKFVIHKINPKNFKEEVARIFDVYNKAWQHNWGYVPMTKAEFDHLAKDLKPIVDFDLIYLVVKDGKDIAFSLALPDIYQALIKIRGKLLPFGWLKLLLASKKIDQVRVITLGIIDAYKNLGIDAALYYETIKNALKKGRARGEMSWILEDNSRMVNAAIKMGGKLYKNYRI; from the coding sequence ATGACAATTCAGATAAAACCAGTGAAATCCAAAAAGGAGTTAAAGCAGTTTATCAAATTGCCTTGGAAAATATATAAGAACGACAGCAATTGGGTGCCACCTCTAATTTCTCAAATGAAGGATAAATTCAATCGGGAGAAATATCCTTATTATGAATTTTCAGAAGTTCAACCTTTTCTTGCCTTCAAGGACGGTGAACCCGCAGGAAGAATTGTTGCTCATATTAATTCCAGACACAATGAAACTCACAATGAAAATATTGGATTTTTTGGTTTTTACGAATGCGTCCCAAACCAAGATGTATCCACCGCACTTTTCGAAACCGCTTGTAATTGGGTGCGGGAAAGAGGAAAAGATGCAATTCGTGGACCTATGAATTTTTCGACCAATGAAGAATGCGGATTACTTGTGAAAGGTTTTTCGGAACCACCACTTGTCATGATGACTTATAATCCGGAATATTATCAGCACCATATCGAAAATTTCGGATTTACAAAAACAAAAGACCTAAATGCTTTTTACGCTGATTACAATAAAATTCCCGATAGATTTGTACGTGTGATGGAAAAGATCAGAAAACGAGGCAAATTCGTAATCCATAAAATAAATCCTAAAAATTTTAAAGAGGAGGTGGCAAGAATTTTTGACGTTTACAATAAAGCCTGGCAGCATAACTGGGGATATGTTCCCATGACAAAAGCAGAATTTGATCACCTTGCCAAAGATCTGAAACCTATTGTTGATTTTGACCTTATCTATTTGGTAGTAAAAGATGGCAAAGATATTGCCTTTTCTCTCGCCCTGCCGGACATTTATCAGGCTTTAATAAAAATCAGAGGAAAATTATTACCGTTTGGGTGGCTAAAACTTTTACTTGCTTCAAAAAAGATTGATCAAGTTAGAGTGATTACGTTGGGTATTATTGATGCTTATAAAAATCTGGGAATAGATGCAGCCTTGTATTATGAAACAATCAAAAACGCACTCAAAAAAGGACGTGCTCGCGGTGAGATGTCGTGGATATTAGAAGATAATTCCAGAATGGTAAATGCCGCCATAAAAATGGGTGGAAAATTGTATAAAAATTACCGAATTTA